In Salvelinus namaycush isolate Seneca unplaced genomic scaffold, SaNama_1.0 Scaffold244, whole genome shotgun sequence, the following are encoded in one genomic region:
- the mrps26 gene encoding 28S ribosomal protein S26, mitochondrial yields MFQVITRSTPVIRLLAPRGAVLVEAVRGRKTRNDPKAKSKEGRIKTPPPVDPVEMVVLRERFTEYDLIMRALRLEFKEEMLRKRYEEEVGSLAEERAKQEAEEHRSLMTWNQEENLRMLKIRELRVQKEVEAAEVKKTEAAILREQTMEIFVKEKGEEIMQIQEEAKSFINMENLDQRIEEALDNPKNYNFAIDKDGRVVKRTVLQ; encoded by the exons ATGTTTCAAGTTATTACCAGAAGTACCCCGGTAATCCGGCTTCTCGCCCCCCGTGGAGCCGTGCTTGTGGAGGCTGTCCGGGGTAGGAAGACCCGCAACGACCCAAAGGCCAAATCCAAAGAGGGGCGCATCAAAACGCCACCTCCCGTCGACCCGGTGGAGATGGTGGTCCTCAGGGAGAGATTCACAGAATATGACCTGATCATGAGAGCGCTGAG GCTGGAGTTCAAGGAGGAGATGCTGAGGAAGAGGTATGAAGAGGAGGTGGGCTCCCTGGCGGAGGAGAGGGCGAAGCAGGAGGCGGAGGAGCACCGCTCCCTCATGACCTGGAACCAGGAGGAGAATCTCCGCATGCTCAAGATCAG GGAACTGAGAGTTCAGAAAGAGGTGGAAGCGGCTGAGGTCAAGAAGACAGAGGCAGCCATTCTGCGAGAGCAGACCATGGAAATCTTTGttaaagagaagggagaggagataaTGCAGATTCAG GAGGAGGCCAAGAGCTTCATCAACATGGAGAACCTGGACCAGCGTATCGAGGAAGCCCTGGACAACCCTAAGAACTATAACTTTGCCATCGACAAAGATGGCCGTGTGGTGAAGAGGACTGTGCTGCAGTGA